The Rhododendron vialii isolate Sample 1 chromosome 6a, ASM3025357v1 genome includes a window with the following:
- the LOC131328380 gene encoding uncharacterized protein LOC131328380, whose translation MDNQQVHVPTTKSSKTRRVWRKSEEDALIKIMVTEMCDKWKAENGFKPGFFTLVEKEMDKVMPESKIKASPHIDSKVKYWRKTYAKLTDILKLSGFGWDHVNKRIEVDDEVWKIYEEAYPQKAKEVGGKRFPYFEDWEFLFGKDRANGEGAEVPSEMARPPQNENDSPNEQIEENEDCYYPYFGEEFHRNPISGVTGMSNEIPFGSTPPLSTPPASTPPSSTTPVSTTSNSARRTSLPTSTPRTSTPPANSGTQRGKKRTRMADMGSLAASMEVWLEKSDSHMEKMTDAMGYSNKLSARRTQVPLELEKLDLTDTQRFRLGAIICVAEDRLDLFYGIKDHQKQAWVQAVLDGLIFGPV comes from the exons ATGGATAACCAACAAGTTCATGTGCCTACAACAAAGTCTTCAAAGACGCGTAGGGTTTGGAGGAAATCCGAAGAGGATGCCCTTATCAAAATCATGGTAACTGAAATGTGTGACAAATGGAAGGCggagaatgggttcaaacccggGTTCTTCACCTTAGTTGAGAAAGAGATGGATAAGGTCATGCCGGAGAGTAAAATTAAGGCCTCCCCTCACATTGACTCAAAAGTCAAATATTGGAGAAAAACATATGCCAAATTGACCGACATTCTAAAACTTAGTGGCTTCGGGTGGGACCATGtcaacaaaagaattgaagtGGATGATGAGGTGTGGAAAATCTACGAAGAG GCGTACCCTCAGAAAGCAAAAGAGGTTGGTGGAAAGCGTTTTCCTTACTTTGAAGATTGGGAATTCCTCTTCGGAAAGGATAGGGCCAACGGGGAAGGAGCGGAGGTTCCTTCGGAAATGGCTCGACCGCcacaaaatgaaaatgattCCCCAAATGAACAAATTGAGGAGAATGAGGATTGCTACTATCCTTACTTCGGTGAAGAATTTCATCGCAACCCCATAAGTGGAGTCACGGGGATGTCGAATGAAATTCCTTTCGGATCGACACCTCCACTCTCCACACCTCCGGCGTCCACACCTCCATCCTCCACAACTCCAGTGTCCACGACTTCAAACTCGGCACGTCGTACGTCACTCCCGACATCCACTCCCCGCACCTCCACTCCTCCGGCCAACTCCGGAACGCAAAGGGGGAAGAAGAGGACAAGAATGGCTGATATGGGATCCCTTGCTGCAAGCATGGAGGTATGGCTGGAAAAAAGTGATAGCCATATGGAGAAAATGACGGATGCAATGGGGTATTCTAACAAATTATCCGCTCGCCGCACGCAAGTGCCTCTTGAGCTTGAAAAGCTTGACCTTACCGATACCCAACGATTTAGGTTAGGTGCAATCATATGTGTGGCTGAAGATCGGTTGGACCTATTCTATGGCATCAAAGATCATCAAAAACAAGCGTGGGTTCAGGCCGTCCTAGATGGTCTCATCTTTGGTCCTGTGTAG
- the LOC131328381 gene encoding uncharacterized protein LOC131328381, whose protein sequence is MAGRPSPRHNWVQDEEMLLISELKSMAVSRLWTTSSGHFRPSYTSYLKRFMNNDFPDASIEEWHIEAKIKKWRRTCFIIVNLLDRPGFEWDASQNMVVAEDDVWDAFIQVNKQAREARDVQFPLFEDWRVCFISPPEEPEE, encoded by the exons atGGCTGGTCGTCCGTCTCCTCGTCACAATTGGGTCCAGGATGAGGAGATGCTGTTGATTTCGGAACTGAAATCAATGGCGGTGTCCCGATTGTGGACCACCAGCAGTGGACACTTTCGTCCAAGTTACACGAGCTACTTGAAACGTTTCATGAACAATGATTTTCCCGATGCTAGCATTGAGGAATGGCATATTGAAGCGAAGATAAAGAAGTGGCGCCGTACTTGCTTCATCATTGTCAACCTACTTGATCGTCCCGGGTTTGAATGGGATGCAAGTCAAAACATGGTGGTGGCTGAAGACGATGTTTGGGATGCATTCATTCAA GTTAACAAACAAGCTAGGGAGGCAAGAGATGTTCAATTTCCACTGTTTGAAGATTGGCGTGTTTGCTTCATTTCTCCTCCCGAAGAGCCCGAGGAGTAG
- the LOC131328379 gene encoding uncharacterized protein LOC131328379, whose translation MNPFSPFCSVKGYTIKQVQTFYVMSLTATNCNILIPPLSMHKGNRVVAGFSGVNFGLLWRCPKIIRLKRADLWTNIPFVIPFSHPQASLFTICVAALFWSVEDRVLVAIWGRFGRYLLVRTQVLVTFLRGGYSCVLWQVLAYIGFVWTWLWLGFVASFGPCWLGLLELRFVVCLFEETIRFRCVCGCICGLKLEVFTMARLSRTEIRRREEEEAFIALNMYIRAAMGVFRLYCFILSTAQYPRPELSPNPNYYQTQVDAVNRLVHGNEVDCHEQLRVNRHTFFRLCCLLRGVGLGDSRNVCLEERVAIFLFILSHHTKQRRTKLHFWRSTETVSRHFNVVLQGVLRLFDMLLVRPEPVPPNYHDSRWSWFQNCLGALDGTYVPVNPPAVDRPRYRSRKGEIATNVLGVCSRDLNFVFVLSGWEGSATDSRILANAISRPDGLRVPRGHYYLVDAGYQNSEGFLAPYRGQRYHINIWRQGHMPTTKEEYFNMKHSAARNVIERSFGVLKMRFAILRSHSYYPIRTQTRIVTACCLLHNLIKREMPNDPIENEYTAWERDHIHDIEADDHITTLETSNQWTGERDALATAMYNHWLGNGGGQEVFPP comes from the exons atgaatcctttttctcctttctgCTCTGTCAAGGGCTATACAATCAAACAAGTTCAA ACATTCTACGTCATGAGTTTAACAGCAACTAATTGCAACATTCTAATTCCTCCACTCTCTATGCATAAAGGAAACAGAGTAGTTGCA GGTTTCTCGGGTGTTAATTTTGGGCTCCTCTGGAGGTGCCCAAAAATAATCCGGCTGAAGAGGGCTGATTTGTGGACGAATATACCCTTCGTTATCCCCTTTTCCCACCCCCAAGCCTCGTTGTTTACCATTTGTGTTGCCGCCCTTTTCTGGTCTGTGGAAGATAGGGTTTTGGTGGCGATTTGGGGGCGATTTGGTCGATATTTGCTTGTGCGAACTCAG GTTTTGGTTACTTTTTTACGTGGAGGTTATAGTTGTGTGTTGTGGCAAGTTTTGGCCTATATTGGTTTCGTTTGGACCTG GTTATGGTTGGGTTTTGTAGCAAGTTTTGGCCCCTGTTGGTTGGGTTTATTAGAACTGCGTTTTGTGGTCTGTTTGTTTGAAGAAACTATAAGATTTCGTTGTGTTTGTGGCTGCATTTGTGGGTTAAAACTGGAG gtttttacAATGGCAAGATTAAGCAGAACAGAAAttaggagaagagaagaggaagaggcatTTATTGCGTTAAACATGTACATTCGTGCTGCAATGGGCGTGTTTCGGCTGTATTGCTTCATTCTGTCGACGGCACAGTATCCCCGTCCCGAGTTGTCTCCAAATCCAAACTACTACCAGACCCAAGTAGATGCCGTGAATAGGCTTGTCCATGGTAATGAAGTAGACTGCCACGAGCAGTTGAGGGTAAATAGGCATACATTTTTTAGGTTGTGCTGTCTACTTCGAGGTGTTGGGTTAGGAGACTCGCGCAATGTTTGTCTTGAGGAGAGGGTAgcgatttttttgtttatcctcAGTCACCATACAAAACAGAGGCGTACGAAATTGCACTTTTGGAGATCGACTGAAACTGTGAGCAGACATTTCAATGTCGTACTCCAAGGTGTGTTGCGCCTTTTTGACATGCTCCTAGTAAGGCCAGAGCCCGTACCTCCTAACTACCACGACAGTAGATGGAGTTGGTTTCAG AATTGTCTCGGGGCATTGGACGGGACGTACGTGCCAGTTAATCCCCCAGCAGTTGACAGGCCACGCTATAGGTCAAGGAAAGGTGAGATTGCCACAAACGTTTTAGGTGTATGTAGTCGAGACCTAAACTTTGTCTTCGTCTTGTCTGGTTGGGAGGGGTCGGCCACTGACTCTAGGATCTTGGCCAACGCCATTTCAAGACCCGATGGTTTGAGAGTCCCCCGTG GACATTACTATCTTGTCGATGCCGGCTACCAAAATTCCGAGGGTTTTCTAGCTCCTTACCGCGGGCAACGATATCACATTAACATTTGGAGGCAAGGTCACATGCCAACTACGAAAGAGGAGTACTTCAACATGAAGCACTCCGCTGCTAGGAATGTGATTGAGCGAAGCTTTGGTGTGTTGAAGATGCGGTTTGCAATATTGAGATCTCACTCGTATTACCCTATTAGGACTCAAACACGTATCGTCACAGCATGTTGCCTTCTCCATAACCTCATCAAGAGAGAGATGCCCAACGATCCCATTGAGAACGAGTACACGGCATGGGAACGTGATCACATACATGATATCGAGGCAGATGATCACATCACTACCTTAGAGACTTCAAATCAATGGACCGGGGAGAGGGATGCGTTGGCTACAGCCATGTACAACCATTGGCTCGGGAATGGGGGGGGACAAGAGGTTTTTCCACCATGA